A stretch of the Nicotiana tabacum cultivar K326 chromosome 6, ASM71507v2, whole genome shotgun sequence genome encodes the following:
- the LOC107827647 gene encoding uncharacterized protein At3g17950-like, protein MLDPASDLVPPPSSPTISSVSSSDLDTESTGSFFHDRSITLGTLMGVTFQAITFRAPSMTQNRQSNVESSVGAGSSRKNRKSKKSRVAAAAAAAEEEERRNCRRRRWWRLCRDECDSKPASLGEYLEVERRLGDGAIDGGAAAAAAAAAELEGVVIDAQPTNGRTLFADGRVLPPVEAEEESSSAGGLGLCRFSVASLSGICSRGAGCVG, encoded by the exons ATGTTGGATCCGGCGAGTGATTTGGTACCACCACCTTCTTCTCCAACAATTTCATCAGTTTCTTCTTCTGATCTCGACACTGAG TCTACAGGTTCATTTTTTCATGATCGGAGTATAACTTTAGGGACGCTCATGGGAGTTACATTCCAGGCGATCACGTTTAGAGCTCCATCGATGACTCAGAACCGCCAATCGAACGTTGAGAGCTCCGTCGGCGCGGGGAGTTCTCGGAAGAACAGGAAGTCGAAGAAGAGTAGGGTGGCGGCTGCGGCCGCGGCGGCGGAAGAGGAGGAGCGTAGGAATTGCCGACGGCGGAGGTGGTGGAGGCTTTGCAGAGACGAATGCGACTCCAAACCTGCTTCGCTCGGGGAGTATCTCGAAGTCGAGCGGAGGTTGGGAGACGGAGCGATTGACGGCGGTGCGGCCGCCGCTGCAGCGGCGGCGGCTGAGCTTGAAGGTGTCGTCATCGACGCGCAGCCGACTAACGGAAGGACGTTATTCGCCGACGGGAGAGTTCTTCCGCCGGTAGAAGCTGAGGAAGAATCATCGTCGGCGGGAGGTTTGGGGTTGTGTAGATTTTCTGTGGCGTCGCTCTCCGGAATCTGTAGCCGTGGTGCTGGCTGCGTTGGATAA